In the genome of Blastopirellula retiformator, the window CTTCCGCGACTTGAGTACGTTCGACTATCAGGAACATTTCAAGATCGACCGCCTATTGAGCCTCGAGCATCTCTCGGCGATCGAATTCTTGCGCGGCATTCGTACTCCGGGCAGTGCGGTCATGGAGAACTTCGCCCGCGGCGCGCTCGAAGTGCAGGAAATCGTCTGCACCGAAGCGACTCGCTCGATGGGACATCCGCTGAAATCGCTGGAGTTGCCTCGCGGTTCGCGGATCGGCACCATTCAGCGCGACGGCAAGATGTGGATCGCGGGCGCCAACGACGCCATCGCCGCCGGAGACCGGATCACCGTTATCGGCAGTCGCGAGAACATCGACGAAGCGAAGAGCAAGTTTCAGGCGAAGCCCGACGTGCGGCGCTCGGTGGTGATCGCCGGCGGCGGCGAGACCGGCTTGCACCTAGCCCGCATGTTGGAAGGGCATCGCTTTCACGTTTCGCTGATGGAAACCGACAAAGAGCGTTGCGAGTACCTATCGCGACTGCTGGAGCACACGACCGTGATCTTCGCCGATGCGACTCGCCGCGTCGTGCTGGAAGAAGAGCGGGTTAGCTCCTGCGACGTCTTTGTCGCATGCACCGGCGACGACGAGAACAACATCATGGCCTGCGTTGAAGCGGGCGAGTTGGGGACTCCGCAACTGATGGCGATCGTCCAGCGACCTGACTACGCCAACGTGGTCAACAAGCTGGGAATCAACCTGGCGATCAGCCCCCGCAACGTGATGGCCCGGCAGGTGCTCGGCTTCTTGAACAACGGTCCGATCGTGACCCGCAAGCAGATCCCGGGCGGCAGCATCGCGATCGTCGAAATCGAAGTCTTGGCCGGGGCCGAGGCGACCGAGCATGTGCTGGCCAACCTGAAGTTGCCGCCCCAATGCTTGATCGCGGCGGTCATGTCGTCTGATTACGTTCGCGTGCCGACGGCCGACGATCGGCTTAGCCCGGGCGATACGGTCGTTGCGCTGGTGGAAGACGGCGCAGTCGATGCGATGCTCGAGTTGTTTCACGCCAATGGTCGCTAACCCTTCAAGCCGCGGCTCAAGACGATAAGCGCCGATGAATTTTCGCCTGGTTTGCAAATTTCTGTCGATCGTCAGCCTGTTGATCGGCATCACGATGACGTTCAGTCTCCCCTGGGCGTTTCCTGCGCTGGGGCATCGCACGTCGGAAGCGGCGATCGGCTTTGAAACGGCCGGTTTTCAGGCGCTGGTCGTCTCGATCGGCGTTTGCTTCGTCTGCTGGGCGGGGCTTTCGTACTACGCCCGGTCGGCAAAAGGAGAGTTGTTTCGTAAAGAAGCGATGGCGGTCGTCGGGCTCAGCTGGGTCTTGGCGACGGTGCTGGGCGGTTTGCCGTTCGTACTAAGCGGAGCGTCACGCAGCTTGTCGGTACGGCTGTTCGACAGCCCCGACCATCCGCCGCAAGTCTTCAACGAAAACGTCGAGCCAATCACCAAGCTGCAGTATCGGCTGGTCAAGATCTTGGTCGACGCCCAAGCGGTGGGGGTTTCGCCCGAACAGCTCACCTCGGCGGACGAAGGGGACAAACTGATTGAAGCGTTTGACGAACTCAAGGAGAAACCTGAGTGGACCGACGCATTGATCGCACCCGAAGAAGAGCCGGCGCCAGGTGATCGTTACTACCACTATCGGATTCGCCCGATCAAGATGAACATCGCTGACGCGCTGTTCGAATCGCAGTCAGGGTTTAGTACGACCGGCGCGACGGTGATCGCCAACCTGGAAGATCCGGTCTTGGTGCCGCACTGCATTTTGTTCTGGAGGAGTAGTACGCACTTGCTGGGCGGTTTGGGCATTATTGTGTTGTTCGTCGTGGTGCTGGGGCAGGGATCTGCCGGAAAGGCGCTGATGCACAACGAAATGCCGGGACCGTCCAAAGAAGGGGCCCACTCGCGAATGCAGCAGACGGCGTGGTATTTCACCGCGATCTATCTTGCGCTCAACGCCGTGTTGACGGTCATTTTGTGGCTGTTGGGGATGACGTTCTTCGACGCCCTGTGTCATGCGTTCGGCACGATGGCGACCGGCGGTTTCAGCACCTTCAACGACAGTCTGGGGCACTTTTACAAAGCCGACCCCTATACCGGTTTTTGGATTGAGTACGTCGTTATCGTGTTCATGGTCTTGGCCGGCATGAACTTCATGCTGCTTTACTTTTTAGTGGTAAAGCGGCGCCTGATCGCGCTGTGGAAGGATGTCGAGTGGCGAACCTACATGGCGGTGTTAGGGGGCGCGACCGCCTTGGTGATCGCGTTCGGCATGAGCTATGGCGACTTCAAAAGTCACGCCGATCAATCGGTCTGGAGCGAAGCTTCCGACGCGCTGCGCTGCGGATTGTTTCAGGTGGTTTCGATTATGACGACGACCGGCTTCGGTACGCATGACTTTGACCAGTGGAATAGCTTTGGCCGCGGCATTCTCTTCTTGCTGATGTTTGTCGGCGGTTGTGCCGGCAGCACCGGCGGCGGATTGAAAGTGATTCGCCATATCCTGTTCCACAAGATCCTTTATCTGCAGATCGAAAAGGCGTACCATCCGACCGTCATTCGCCCGTTGCGGTTGGGCGGCAAGCCGGTCGATGATCCTGATCTGCAGCAGAACATCCTGGTCTACTTCGGCCTGATCCTGGTGCTGTTCGTGTTCAGCTGGATGGCGATTATCACGCTTGAGCCCGACGCTACCTGGGGAGTGTCGGAAGTTCACATCGAGCACAAGCTGATCGACAGCGCAACCAGCGTCGCGGCGACGCTCAACAACATCGGTCCTGGTTTGGGCGTCATCGGCGCAACGCAAAACTACGCGAACTTCACCTGGTGGACCAAGATGCTGTTCGTTTGGCTGATGATGTTGGGGCGGCTCGAGATCTTTGCGGTTGCGGTTCTCTTCATTCCTAGCTTCTGGCGTTCTCGGTAGATGGCGATGATTCGCGCTGCGACCGTTCAGTTTCAACACTTGCCGGGCGACAAGCGGGCGAACCTGGCGAAGGTCGAAAGCTGGTGCGCGTGCGCCGCCGAGTCCGGCGTGGAGCTGATCGCCTTTCCTGAGATGTGCGTCACCGGTTATTGGCACGTTCGCAACCTCGATCGCGACGGCGTCGCCGCGCTGGCCGAAGCGGTTCCCGCGGGCAGTTCGACGCAAAAGTTGCTCGAGCTGGCCAGCCGCTTGCAAATGATCATTGGCGCCGGGTTGATCGAGCAGGCCGATGACGGGCGGCTGTTCAACACCTACGTCGTCGCGCTGCCCGACGGTACGGTTCAGCGACATCGCAAGCTGCACTGCTTCATTAGCCCGTACATGAGCAGCGGCGATCAGTACACGACGTTTGATACTCGTTGGGGCGTCAAACTGGGCGTGCTGATTTGTTGGGATAATAACCTAGTCGAGAATGCCAGGATCACAGCGCTCCAAGGCGCCGAAATCTTGCTCGCGCCGCATCAGACCGGCGGAACCGCATCTCGCAGTCCGCATGCGATGGGACGAATCGATCCGCAGCTGTGGCATGATCGCTGTCAAAATCCGGCGGCGCTGGCGGCCGAAACCAATGGCGACAAAGGACGTGGTTGGCTGCTGCGATGGCTGCCGGCCCGGGCGCACGACAACGGGATGTTCATCCTGTTCAGCAACGGCGTGGGCCTGGATGACGATGAGGTGCGGACCGGCAATGCGATGATTCTCGATTGCTATGGGCGAATTGTGGCCGAGCAACTGGAGCCCGAAGATGCGATGGTCGTCGCCGACATTGATCTGGAGTTGCTCGAGAACTGTACCGGCCGCCGCTGGATCCGGGGGCGGCGTCCTGAGCTGTACGGGCCGCTGACCGCCAAGTCGGGCGAGGAGCTTGATCCGCGGGAAGCCCGCTTCTCGACCAAGTCGACCCGTTCGTAACGCGAACGCTACACCGCCGTCAGTCGCTCAACAAAGATCAACCCGCCGACGATCGCGGCGCCAAGCGACGTTACCAAGACTGCTCCGCTGGCGACATCCAAGGCGTTGCGAAGGTACTCGTTCTCAGCATGATCAATCGCCTTGGCGAGCCATTCGATCGCCGAGTTGAACAGTTCGGCCGCCAGGACGAGCGCGATGCACAGCAGCAGCAGCGACCAGCGGATGACGTCGACCTGCAGATAAGCGGCGAGTCCGACCACCGCCGCGGCGACGATCAGGTGAACGACGAAGCTCGACTGTGCCCGTACGCCGACATAGATGCCGCGAAAGGCGTCGCGAAATTTGGCGACCCAGGTGCGCGGCGCAGGTTGGTACGGGGGGGAAGTCATCGGCGGCGATCTCCAAGCGGGCGGCGTTCTGGTTTACCGCTATTCTAGCCCGAAAGCGCCGACCGGCGGGATTGGCTCGCCGGCGATTCGGCTGTAGCGACCCGTAGCGAAGAATCGCGGCTCAAACGTGATGCCGATGCCAGTGACGGCGCGGCTGGGGTCGACGTTCACATTGAAGGTGAAGAGGCTTGACTCGCCAATCCGCGTCAGGTAGACGTTCTGGCCCAGGTTGCCGGCGCTCTCGAAGTCGTATGAGGTGCCGAGGCCTGCGATCCACTTGTCGGTCATGCGATACTGGAACGAAGCGTTCAAGATGTTCGCCAAGACGGGGGAGCGAATCATGGTGTAACCAAGGTACAACGTGCCGACTTGCGGGCGGCTCATTTGGGCGCCGACGTTGACCATCTGCAGGCCGTTGTCGAAGAAGTCCCAGTCGCCGTCGGAGACGATCGACAAGCGGTCGCCGATTTCCCAGTTGAAGTCGTAATTGACCAGACCGATCGTTTCGCCAAAGTTGTCGCGGTCGGCGTCGGGGAAGACCGACGCGCCGACGTCAAACTTGATCCAGTCGATGATCCGTTCGCCGCCGGGGGCGCCACGCTTGGTTTGCCATACCTGACGCAACTCGAGCCGGGCGACCTGTAGGTCGTCCGCGATTTCGGCCGACGGCGACGTCACCGAGTTCTGTAACCCATAGCGAATCGCATAGAACCGTTCGTCCACGGTCGCCGGCAACGGCACATTCGTCGGCAAGCCGAACGTGTTGACCTTAAACCGGCGGGCAAACTGCTCTTGGGCGTCGTCGTCCAGGTTGTCGTATAGCGGGAATCGCTCGATGTCCTGGCTTGAGTCGGCGTAGAAGGCGTCGCCGTACAGCGTCACCTTGTGAGCCAGGCCGTTCAAATTCCAGAGTTGGCTTTGCACAGCGCGATTGGCGGTCCACATCATCAGCGAGCCCCGGACGCCAAGTTGTCCGTAACCCCGCATCACGTCATTGTCGTTGACGTCTTCGTGCCAATAGCCAACCTGGCCCAGTGCGTACGGCGTCACCTTGGTCGGGCCGATATCGAGCGGCATTTCCAGCGATTGCGTGGTGAAGGCGCGAATCCCTTCGGAGTTGGTTTCGTACGGGAAGAGCGAGAACTTCGCCAGGTCGACCGGATCGGTCGGCGGATCGGCCGGATTCAGGTGGAGGTAGCCGATCGACGAATGGGCGTTCCAGGTCAAGCGATCAAACAGCAGCGACTCGCCGATGATC includes:
- a CDS encoding diacylglycerol kinase; this encodes MTSPPYQPAPRTWVAKFRDAFRGIYVGVRAQSSFVVHLIVAAAVVGLAAYLQVDVIRWSLLLLCIALVLAAELFNSAIEWLAKAIDHAENEYLRNALDVASGAVLVTSLGAAIVGGLIFVERLTAV
- the trkA gene encoding Trk system potassium transporter TrkA, which produces MRIVVLGAGTIGSWIADLMCRNRHSVTVVDRDPETVRRLNNELDVRALCGSASESAVLFQADILGCDLCLSVTGDDEVNIVAASMAKAMGARRTVARVYGRVFRDLSTFDYQEHFKIDRLLSLEHLSAIEFLRGIRTPGSAVMENFARGALEVQEIVCTEATRSMGHPLKSLELPRGSRIGTIQRDGKMWIAGANDAIAAGDRITVIGSRENIDEAKSKFQAKPDVRRSVVIAGGGETGLHLARMLEGHRFHVSLMETDKERCEYLSRLLEHTTVIFADATRRVVLEEERVSSCDVFVACTGDDENNIMACVEAGELGTPQLMAIVQRPDYANVVNKLGINLAISPRNVMARQVLGFLNNGPIVTRKQIPGGSIAIVEIEVLAGAEATEHVLANLKLPPQCLIAAVMSSDYVRVPTADDRLSPGDTVVALVEDGAVDAMLELFHANGR
- a CDS encoding nitrilase family protein encodes the protein MAMIRAATVQFQHLPGDKRANLAKVESWCACAAESGVELIAFPEMCVTGYWHVRNLDRDGVAALAEAVPAGSSTQKLLELASRLQMIIGAGLIEQADDGRLFNTYVVALPDGTVQRHRKLHCFISPYMSSGDQYTTFDTRWGVKLGVLICWDNNLVENARITALQGAEILLAPHQTGGTASRSPHAMGRIDPQLWHDRCQNPAALAAETNGDKGRGWLLRWLPARAHDNGMFILFSNGVGLDDDEVRTGNAMILDCYGRIVAEQLEPEDAMVVADIDLELLENCTGRRWIRGRRPELYGPLTAKSGEELDPREARFSTKSTRS
- a CDS encoding TrkH family potassium uptake protein — encoded protein: MNFRLVCKFLSIVSLLIGITMTFSLPWAFPALGHRTSEAAIGFETAGFQALVVSIGVCFVCWAGLSYYARSAKGELFRKEAMAVVGLSWVLATVLGGLPFVLSGASRSLSVRLFDSPDHPPQVFNENVEPITKLQYRLVKILVDAQAVGVSPEQLTSADEGDKLIEAFDELKEKPEWTDALIAPEEEPAPGDRYYHYRIRPIKMNIADALFESQSGFSTTGATVIANLEDPVLVPHCILFWRSSTHLLGGLGIIVLFVVVLGQGSAGKALMHNEMPGPSKEGAHSRMQQTAWYFTAIYLALNAVLTVILWLLGMTFFDALCHAFGTMATGGFSTFNDSLGHFYKADPYTGFWIEYVVIVFMVLAGMNFMLLYFLVVKRRLIALWKDVEWRTYMAVLGGATALVIAFGMSYGDFKSHADQSVWSEASDALRCGLFQVVSIMTTTGFGTHDFDQWNSFGRGILFLLMFVGGCAGSTGGGLKVIRHILFHKILYLQIEKAYHPTVIRPLRLGGKPVDDPDLQQNILVYFGLILVLFVFSWMAIITLEPDATWGVSEVHIEHKLIDSATSVAATLNNIGPGLGVIGATQNYANFTWWTKMLFVWLMMLGRLEIFAVAVLFIPSFWRSR